In Quercus robur chromosome 11, dhQueRobu3.1, whole genome shotgun sequence, the following proteins share a genomic window:
- the LOC126705497 gene encoding wall-associated receptor kinase-like 10 isoform X3, whose translation MGMTVGMVFLLWSMNVFIEAVGLGNSSCSGAAAVCGNVTIPYPFGIKPGCYIDDSFAIDCNNTLVSPKPFLRRLDLEVLDISLEGTLRVNYPMSSSCPESETEIATNVSLASSPFVFSKLRNIFVAIGCDNLAYVLSSDVSNSSLRSIYGGCMSVCEKDAIQSNGSSCNGIGCCKTTIASDLDVFTTRIQSTIPFKRTEDCKYASLVDQKWFEENLTNHFEVRKMSHVPVVLNWEINANLSSFVMETNSYHSTCRFANGSSLLGNMSTTFACTCNSGFEGNPYLVGGCQDIDECANLEVCSFYNLRYPCVNVLGGYYCDPVSDYKSRNKIIIIGISTGFGLLFLFIGGWWSYKVVQKRKNIKRKEKFFKRNGGLLLQQQLSSSEVAVEKTTKLFNSKELEKATDNFNVNRILGQGGQGTVYKGMLTDGKIVAVKKSKVIDEGKLEEFINEVVILSQINHRNVVKLHGCCLETEVPLLVYEFIPNGTLSQYLYDQNEEFLATWDMRLQIATEVAGALFYLHSAASTPIYHRDIKTTNILLDDKYRAKVADFGTSRSIAVDQTHLTTIVQGTFGYLDPEYFQSSQFTEKSDVYSFGVVLVELLTGEKAISSTRTKECRSLATYLIHSMEENNLFDIIDARVMKDAKQEEIIAVANLAKMCLNLNRKERPIMKEVTKQLEAIQTLQKTPNVQQTYEEVEYVRTEMYEQWDDVSTSTMSGADSGLASTSGSRPLLSF comes from the exons atgggtatGACGGTGGGAATGGTGTTTTTGTTGTGGTCAATGAATGTATTTATAGAAGCAGTGGGTTTGGGAAACAGTTCATGTAGTGGAGCAGCAGCCGTTTGTGGGAACGTTACAATTCCCTACCCTTTTGGAATTAAACCTGGTTGCTACATTGATGATTCGTTTGCGATAGATTGCAACAACACTCTTGTCTCTCCCAAGCCTTTCTTGAGAAGATTAGATCTGGAGGTTCTGGACATTTCATTAGAGGGCACACTTCGCGTCAACTATCCTATGTCATCGAGCTGTCCTGAGAGTGAGACTGAGATCGCAACAAATGTGAGCTTAGCATCGAGTCCCTTTGTCTTCTCAAAATTGAGAAACATATTCGTTGCCATTGGTTGTGATAACTTGGCTTATGTTCTATCCAGTGATGTCTCAAATAGCTCATTAAGAAGTATATATGGTGGGTGCATGTCCGTTTGTGAGAAAGACGCCATACAGTCAAACGGCAGTAGTTGCAATGGCATCGGCTGTTGCAAAACCACAATCGCTTCAGATCTTGATGTATTTACCACAAGAATACAGTCAACGATCCCATTTAAAAGAACCGAAGATTGCAAGTATGCCTCCTTAGTAGATCAGAAGTGGTTCGAGGAAAATTTAACAAACCACTTTGAAGTCCGAAAAATGTCTCACGTTCCTGTGGTATTGAATTgggaaataaatgcaaacttatCTTCTTTTGTAATGGAAACTAATTCATATCATTCAACCTGTCGGTTTGCAAATGGTTCTTCGTTATTGGGTAATATGAGTACGACTTTTGCATGTACTTGCAACTCCGGCTTTGAAGGAAATCCCTATCTTGTTGGTGGATGTCAAG ATATTGATGAATGTGCAAATCTTGAAGTATGTAGTTTTTACAATCTTCGATATCCTTGTGTAAATGTTCTTGGGGGATACTATTGTGATCCAGTTTCAGATTACAAGTCTCGCAACAAAATTATCATAATAG GTATTAGCACAGGATTTGggctattatttttgtttattggtGGATGGTGGTCATACAAAGTGGTacaaaaaaggaagaatattAAGCGCAAGGAGAAGTTCTTCAAACGAAATGGTGGTTTATTATTGCAACAACAATTGTCTTCAAGTGAAGTGGCTGTTGAGAAAACCACCAAATTGTTTAATTCAAAGGAATTGGAAAAAGCCACTGACAATTTTAATGTGAATAGAATTCTTGGCCAAGGAGGACAGGGCACTGTTTATAAAGGTATGTTGACAGATGGGAAAATTGTTGCAGTAAAAAAGTCCAAGGTAATTGATGAAGGAAAACTCGAAGAATTCATTAATGAAGTCGTCATTCTTTCACAAATTAACCATAGGAATGTGGTTAAACTACATGGTTGTTGTTTGGAGACAGAAGTTCCTCTGCTAGTTTATGAATTCATTCCTAATGGAACTCTATCTCAATATCTCTATGACCAAAATGAGGAGTTTCTAGCAACATGGGATATGCGGTTACAAATTGCTACAGAAGTTGCAGGAGCTCTTTTCTACTTACACTCAGCAGCTTCTACACCCATTTACCATCGAGACATTAAGACTACAAACATTCTCTTAGATGATAAGTACAGAGCAAAAGTAGCAGATTTCGGGACTTCAAGATCCATTGCTGTTGATCAAACTCATCTAACCACAATAGTACAGGGCACTTTTGGATATTTAGACCCTGAGTATTTCCAATCAAGTCAGTTTACAGAAAAGagtgatgtttatagttttggtgTTGTCCTTGTTGAGCTCTTAACCGGAGAAAAAGCTATTTCTTCTACAAGGACAAAAGAATGCAGAAGTTTAGCCACATATCTCATTCATTCAATGGAGGAGAACAATTTGTTTGATATTATTGATGCTAGAGTTATGAAGGATGCTAAGCAGGAAGAAATCATAGCAGTTGCAAACCTTGCAAAAATGTGCTTGAACTTGAATAGGAAGGAACGACCTATAATGAAAGAAGTTACAAAGCAGTTGGAGGCAATCCAAACATTGCAAAAAACTCCTAATGTTCAACAAACCTACGAAGAGGTTGAATATGTTAGAACTGAGATGTACGAGCAATGGGATGATGTTTCTACATCAACAATGTCAGGTGCGGACAGTGGTTTAGCTTCAACTTCAGGCTCTCGCCCACTGTTATCTTTTTAA